Proteins encoded by one window of Octopus bimaculoides isolate UCB-OBI-ISO-001 chromosome 4, ASM119413v2, whole genome shotgun sequence:
- the LOC106881118 gene encoding nuclear receptor 2C2-associated protein, producing the protein MCSLIQDKTRVRVSSVLNRDVKQFGKSGLFDCRDDTCWNSSEGTPQWILVDLGIQAEIKEIAISFQGGFAGKDCWIETSSSVNSNELKYLCKFYPEDNSTLQIFPLKESPTAQLIKIVFHTSTDFYGRIIVYKLDIIGVDLTEK; encoded by the exons ATGTGTTCATTAATCCAAGATAAAACAAGAGTCCG GGTCAGTTCTGTGTTGAACCGTGATGTGAAGCAATTTGGTAAAAGTGGCCTCTTTGATTGTCGGGATGACACTTGCTGGAATTCAAGTGAG gGAACACCGCAATGGATTCTTGTTGATTTAGGTATTCAAGCCGAGATTAAAGAGATTGCTATCAGTTTCCAAGGTGGGTTTGCTGGAAAAGACTGCTGGATAGAAACCTCTTCATCAGTTAATTCTAATGAATTAAAATATCTATGTAAATTTTATCCAGAAGATAATTCAACACTACAa ATTTTCCCACTCAAAGAGTCACCTACAGCACAATTGATTAAAATAGTGTTTCATACAAGTACAGACTTCTATGGCCGAATTATTGTCTATAAACTGGATATTATTGGAGTTGATCTAACAGAAAAGTGA